Proteins encoded by one window of Bradyrhizobium sp. B097:
- the hypE gene encoding hydrogenase expression/formation protein HypE: MSVKADQRKLDLENGRVDLSHGSGGRAMAQLISGLFHQAFGNEWLARCNDQSAFDVTTGRMVMTTDSYVVSPLFFPGGNIGSLAVHGTINDVVMAGARPLYLSASFIIEEGFRFSDLKTIADSMGEAARGAGAYIITGDTKVVERGKADGLFISTTGIGVLADGLDLSADKARVGDRVLVSGSLGDHGVAIMSTRHNVAFQIEIVSDSAALHNLVAVMVAAGGRGIRVMRDPTRGGLAASLNEIAHQSGLGFRLQEAAIPVKPAVAATCELLGLDPIHVANEGKLVAIVAPDLADAVLAAMKAHPLGCDAADIGEAVADDHKFVQMATGFGGGRIVDWLSGEQLPRIC, encoded by the coding sequence ATGAGCGTAAAGGCCGATCAACGCAAGCTCGACCTCGAGAACGGACGCGTTGATCTTTCCCACGGATCCGGGGGCCGTGCCATGGCACAGCTGATCTCGGGCCTTTTTCACCAAGCCTTCGGCAATGAATGGCTCGCCCGCTGCAATGATCAGTCGGCGTTTGACGTTACGACAGGCAGGATGGTGATGACGACCGATAGCTATGTGGTTTCGCCGCTGTTCTTTCCCGGCGGCAATATCGGATCACTCGCTGTGCACGGCACGATCAATGATGTCGTCATGGCCGGCGCGCGTCCTCTCTATCTATCGGCCAGCTTCATCATCGAGGAAGGTTTCCGGTTTTCGGATCTGAAGACGATTGCGGATTCGATGGGCGAAGCGGCGCGCGGCGCCGGCGCTTACATCATCACTGGGGACACCAAGGTCGTCGAGCGCGGCAAGGCGGATGGTCTGTTCATCTCCACGACCGGGATCGGGGTTCTGGCCGATGGGCTCGATCTGTCCGCCGACAAAGCAAGAGTCGGGGACCGTGTCCTGGTGTCCGGTAGCCTCGGCGATCATGGGGTGGCGATCATGTCAACGCGCCACAACGTCGCCTTTCAAATCGAGATCGTCTCGGATTCCGCAGCGCTGCATAACCTTGTAGCCGTCATGGTTGCGGCCGGTGGCCGCGGCATCCGGGTGATGCGTGACCCCACGCGCGGCGGTCTTGCGGCCTCCCTCAACGAGATTGCGCATCAATCCGGACTCGGGTTCCGTCTGCAGGAAGCGGCCATTCCGGTGAAGCCCGCGGTTGCGGCCACTTGCGAACTCCTTGGGCTTGATCCGATCCATGTCGCTAATGAGGGCAAGCTCGTTGCGATCGTCGCGCCCGATTTGGCCGATGCCGTGCTCGCAGCCATGAAGGCGCATCCGCTCGGATGTGATGCAGCTGATATTGGTGAGGCGGTAGCTGACGATCACAAATTTGTGCAGATGGCGACCGGTTTCGGCGGCGGACGAATTGTCGATTGGTTGTCGGGCGAACAATTGCCACGGATCTGTTGA
- the hypD gene encoding hydrogenase formation protein HypD, with translation MKYADEFRDKTIAQGLARAIGAEAGPQRAYRFMEFCGGHTHAISRYGLEDLLPANVRMIHGPGCPVCVLPASRIDMAIRLVERPEVTLCVYGDLMRAPGSQGQSLLRAKALGADIRMVYSTLDVIRLAEQVPSREVVFFAIGFETTTPPTAVMIRIAEKKKLKGLSVFCNHVLTPSAMHSILENPKIRNIGGVAIDGFVGPAHVSTIIGTRPYEPLAEQFGKPIVIAGFEPLDVMQAILMLVRQVNEGRYEVENQYSRAVTREGNRRAKDEVLQVFELREQFEWRGLGLVPNSGLKLKRAYARYDAEARFAMHELRVADNPACECCAILRGAKRPVDCKLFGTVCTPETPIGSCMVSSEGACAAYWTYGRVRDDGGRRMS, from the coding sequence ATGAAATATGCCGACGAATTTCGCGACAAGACCATCGCGCAGGGGCTGGCGCGTGCGATTGGCGCCGAGGCCGGTCCACAAAGAGCCTATCGGTTCATGGAATTCTGCGGCGGACACACGCATGCGATCTCCCGCTACGGCCTGGAGGATTTGCTGCCCGCGAATGTCCGCATGATTCACGGGCCGGGTTGTCCCGTCTGCGTTCTGCCCGCCAGCCGAATCGACATGGCGATCCGGCTCGTCGAGCGCCCGGAGGTCACCCTGTGCGTCTACGGCGACCTGATGCGCGCGCCCGGGTCGCAAGGACAGTCCCTGTTGCGAGCCAAAGCGCTCGGCGCTGACATTCGGATGGTCTATTCGACGCTCGACGTTATCCGGCTCGCCGAACAGGTGCCGAGCCGAGAGGTGGTCTTCTTTGCCATCGGATTTGAGACCACGACGCCCCCGACAGCGGTGATGATCCGGATTGCCGAGAAGAAGAAGCTGAAGGGTCTCAGCGTGTTCTGCAACCACGTGCTTACTCCGTCTGCGATGCACAGCATTCTCGAGAACCCGAAGATCCGCAATATCGGCGGGGTCGCAATTGACGGCTTCGTCGGGCCTGCACATGTCAGCACGATCATCGGTACGCGGCCTTACGAGCCTCTGGCGGAACAATTCGGTAAGCCGATCGTGATCGCGGGATTTGAACCGCTCGACGTCATGCAGGCGATCCTGATGCTGGTGCGGCAGGTGAACGAAGGCCGTTATGAGGTGGAGAACCAATACAGCCGCGCGGTGACGCGCGAAGGAAATCGGCGTGCCAAGGACGAGGTCTTGCAGGTATTCGAACTGCGGGAGCAGTTCGAATGGCGTGGGCTTGGACTCGTACCCAACAGCGGACTGAAGCTGAAGCGGGCTTACGCGCGATATGACGCCGAGGCGCGTTTTGCGATGCACGAGCTGCGTGTCGCCGACAATCCGGCGTGCGAGTGCTGCGCGATCCTGCGCGGCGCCAAGCGGCCGGTTGACTGCAAGCTGTTTGGAACCGTCTGCACGCCGGAAACTCCCATAGGGTCCTGCATGGTCTCATCGGAAGGTGCTTGTGCCGCGTATTGGACATATGGCCGAGTTCGCGATGATGGGGGGAGGCGGATGTCATGA
- a CDS encoding HypC/HybG/HupF family hydrogenase formation chaperone, with amino-acid sequence MCLSVPAKIAKILPHDMAIVSIDGVSLEISIALIDELDVGDCVLVHVGHALAKIDPIEAKRTMELLQELGRAGLELRS; translated from the coding sequence ATGTGTCTTTCGGTCCCGGCAAAGATCGCGAAAATTCTTCCCCACGACATGGCGATCGTGTCCATCGACGGCGTCAGCCTGGAAATATCGATCGCTCTCATCGACGAACTCGACGTCGGCGACTGCGTCCTTGTCCATGTCGGCCATGCGCTGGCCAAGATCGACCCGATAGAAGCCAAGCGCACGATGGAGCTCCTGCAAGAACTGGGCCGCGCAGGGCTGGAGCTCCGATCATGA